From the genome of Geminocystis herdmanii PCC 6308, one region includes:
- the infB gene encoding translation initiation factor IF-2 yields MKNGKVRIYDLSKELELDNRDVLEICSRLSIDVKNHSSTITESQADNIKEVAKNYPMTSVNNQVKKTTTTHHKEQKNPASPELKTKNKKQEILAIYSSNQSSTDGSTKDSPMLLTPPRPQAPSDGGKNIAETGAKPPKIEPSRPQVSANKPTIKSPPSLDRDNVVNDPEKEQKSSPKVKLSFNEEDKKPRPKTANKTSPPRRGNNKNNRKDFDTPDIVSGDLDNNIKPSKPSVAKQETGEKENFKAAPKPKLHRPPQRPVAVVEPELDLDEDMDETALTSSDDDFDGEPILLEKPNRIKQKIKKPLEKGETAVWDDDDDSKEGKKAVKKRRAQLIDDDDDDLVDYLDGEDGDNEFLNLALARPEKEVSQQPKPPEKTRAPRKQKPKFDKTELKVDKKLKAEKEKPPEFIVLKQSPTLRELADLLNTPDTEIIKLLFFKSIAVNITETLDMEIAKIVAADLGVEVITEEEKASAKKTEMIMETDLDSLQHRPPVVTIMGHVDHGKTTLLDSIRNTKVVQGEAGGITQHIGAYHVDVEHEGKTQQIVFLDTPGHEAFTAMRARGAKVTDIAVLVVAADDGVRPQTKEAISHARAAKVPIVVAINKVDKPDANPDRVKQELVDLQLVPEDWGGDTVMVPVSALNGQNLDTLLEMIVLVAEMEQLSANPDRLAKGTVIEAHLDRARGPVATLLVQNGTLRVGDVIVAGSVAGKIRAMIDDRGDKVEAASPSFAVEVLGLNEVPAAGDEFDVYKNEKEAKAIAESRAEALRDTRLQQALSSRRVTLSTLSAQAQQGDLKELNLIIKADVQGSAEAILGSLKQLPQKEVQIRVLLSGAGEVTETDVDLAAASGAVVIGFNTTLAPNARQAAEQEGVDIREYNVIYKLLDEIEGAMEGLLDPEEIEESLGVAQVRAVFAVGKGAVAGCYVQSGKVLRNRFIRVIRNGKVVYNGNLDSLRRVKDDVKEVAAGFECGIAINKFADWQEDDRIEAYEMVFKRRTLTQ; encoded by the coding sequence ATGAAAAACGGAAAAGTAAGAATATACGATTTATCAAAAGAGCTAGAGTTGGATAATAGAGACGTATTAGAAATATGTTCTCGTTTATCCATCGATGTGAAGAATCATAGCAGTACTATCACAGAATCTCAAGCCGACAACATCAAAGAAGTAGCAAAAAACTATCCTATGACCTCTGTCAATAACCAAGTCAAAAAAACGACTACCACCCACCATAAAGAACAAAAAAATCCTGCATCACCAGAATTGAAAACCAAGAACAAAAAGCAAGAAATCCTTGCCATATATAGCAGTAATCAGTCATCGACAGACGGTTCTACGAAGGACTCCCCCATGTTATTGACTCCCCCTCGTCCTCAAGCGCCTTCTGATGGCGGTAAAAATATAGCAGAAACGGGGGCAAAACCGCCTAAAATCGAGCCTTCGAGACCTCAAGTCAGTGCCAATAAACCAACAATCAAATCTCCCCCTTCCCTCGATCGGGATAATGTTGTCAATGACCCTGAGAAAGAGCAAAAATCCTCTCCCAAAGTCAAATTATCTTTTAATGAAGAGGATAAAAAACCTCGTCCTAAAACAGCAAATAAAACCAGCCCTCCTCGTCGAGGCAATAATAAAAATAATCGCAAAGATTTTGATACTCCAGACATCGTCAGCGGTGATTTAGATAATAATATCAAGCCCTCAAAACCCTCCGTAGCCAAACAAGAGACAGGAGAAAAAGAAAACTTTAAAGCGGCGCCTAAACCTAAACTACATAGACCGCCTCAACGACCGGTAGCGGTGGTTGAACCAGAATTAGATTTAGATGAGGATATGGATGAAACCGCCTTAACATCCTCTGATGATGATTTTGATGGAGAACCCATATTATTAGAAAAACCCAATCGAATTAAGCAGAAAATTAAGAAACCTTTAGAAAAAGGAGAGACTGCTGTATGGGATGATGATGACGATAGTAAAGAAGGTAAAAAAGCCGTCAAGAAACGTCGAGCTCAACTCATTGATGATGATGACGATGATCTAGTTGACTATTTAGATGGAGAAGATGGAGATAATGAGTTTCTCAATTTAGCCTTAGCACGTCCTGAGAAAGAAGTTAGTCAACAGCCGAAGCCTCCAGAAAAAACCCGTGCGCCTCGGAAACAAAAACCAAAATTCGATAAAACCGAACTTAAAGTTGATAAAAAACTTAAAGCGGAAAAAGAAAAACCACCAGAATTTATTGTTCTTAAACAAAGTCCTACCTTAAGAGAACTAGCAGATTTACTCAATACTCCAGATACAGAAATTATTAAGCTGTTATTCTTTAAAAGTATTGCCGTTAATATCACAGAAACCCTTGATATGGAAATTGCCAAAATAGTGGCTGCCGATTTAGGGGTAGAAGTGATTACCGAAGAAGAAAAAGCTAGTGCCAAGAAAACTGAGATGATCATGGAAACCGATCTTGATAGTCTTCAACATCGTCCTCCTGTCGTTACGATTATGGGACACGTTGACCATGGTAAAACAACTCTTTTAGACTCTATCAGAAATACTAAAGTCGTTCAAGGAGAAGCAGGAGGCATTACTCAGCATATTGGAGCATACCATGTGGATGTGGAGCATGAAGGCAAAACTCAACAGATTGTTTTCTTAGATACTCCCGGTCACGAAGCCTTTACCGCTATGAGGGCAAGGGGAGCAAAAGTGACGGATATTGCGGTGTTAGTAGTTGCTGCCGATGATGGTGTACGACCTCAAACCAAAGAGGCAATTAGTCATGCTAGAGCGGCGAAAGTTCCCATTGTGGTAGCCATCAACAAAGTTGATAAACCCGACGCTAATCCCGATCGAGTCAAACAGGAGTTAGTGGACTTACAATTAGTTCCCGAAGATTGGGGCGGTGATACCGTCATGGTGCCTGTCAGTGCCTTAAATGGTCAAAATTTAGACACTCTCTTAGAGATGATTGTCTTAGTGGCAGAGATGGAACAACTTTCCGCTAATCCCGATCGATTGGCAAAAGGTACAGTGATTGAAGCTCACCTCGATCGAGCCAGAGGACCAGTGGCTACTTTATTAGTACAAAATGGAACATTAAGAGTCGGAGATGTCATCGTTGCTGGTTCAGTAGCGGGGAAAATTCGGGCGATGATTGACGATCGAGGCGACAAAGTAGAAGCCGCTAGTCCATCTTTTGCGGTGGAAGTATTAGGCTTAAATGAAGTACCTGCGGCGGGGGATGAATTTGACGTTTATAAAAATGAAAAAGAAGCCAAAGCCATCGCCGAAAGCCGTGCCGAAGCGCTTCGAGATACCCGTTTACAACAAGCCTTATCCTCTCGTCGTGTTACCCTAAGTACCCTATCGGCTCAAGCCCAACAAGGGGACTTAAAAGAACTAAACCTAATCATCAAAGCCGATGTACAAGGTTCAGCCGAAGCGATTTTAGGCTCATTAAAACAACTTCCCCAAAAAGAAGTACAAATTCGAGTCTTATTATCAGGGGCGGGAGAAGTCACCGAAACCGATGTGGATTTAGCCGCCGCCAGTGGTGCAGTTGTCATTGGTTTTAATACGACCTTAGCACCCAATGCACGACAAGCCGCCGAACAGGAAGGCGTTGACATTCGGGAATACAACGTAATTTACAAATTGCTCGATGAAATTGAAGGGGCGATGGAAGGATTACTCGATCCTGAAGAAATCGAAGAAAGTTTAGGAGTAGCCCAAGTCAGAGCCGTATTTGCGGTGGGCAAAGGTGCTGTAGCTGGTTGTTATGTACAGTCAGGTAAAGTTCTCAGAAACCGCTTTATTCGAGTGATACGCAATGGAAAAGTTGTTTACAATGGCAACTTAGATTCCCTAAGACGGGTTAAAGATGACGTGAAGGAAGTTGCTGCTGGTTTTGAATGTGGTATTGCCATCAATAAATTTGCTGATTGGCAAGAAGACGATCGCATTGAAGCCTACGAAATGGTATTTAAACGTCGTACCCTCACTCAGTAG